A portion of the Corynebacterium rouxii genome contains these proteins:
- a CDS encoding peptide chain release factor 3, with protein sequence MSSVAQEAHRRRTFAVIAHPDAGKSTLTEALALHAHVISEAGAVHGKGNRKATVSDWMEMEKDRGISIASSALQFEYAPEGHTGEPFMINLVDTPGHADFSEDTYRVLTAVDAAVMLIDAAKGLEPQTLKLFRVCKARGLPIITVINKWDRPGRTPLELVDEIVTEIDLQPTPLFWPVGDAGDFRGLARINSDGEAEEYIHFLRTAGGSTIAPEEHYTPEEASSREETAWDTATEEVELLAADGAVHNQELFLECTTSPLIFASAMLNFGVHQILDTLCELAPQPHGRQSDERAVEAAAGAFDSSREVTDEFSGVVFKVQAGMDKNHRDSLAFMRVVSGEFDRGMQVTHAQSGRSFSTKYALTVFGRTRSTVESAFPGDIVGLVNAGSLAPGDTIYAGRKVQYPPMPQFAPEHFRTLRAKSLGKYKQFRKALDQLAAEGVVQILKNDARGDAAPVMAAVGPMQFEVMMARMQNEYNVETIADPIPYSVARRTTPGTATELAKQRGVEIFTRTDGELVALFGDKWKLAFIEKEHPEFELLPMVAD encoded by the coding sequence ATGAGTTCCGTTGCGCAAGAAGCCCATCGCCGTCGTACATTTGCTGTTATCGCTCACCCTGATGCTGGTAAGTCAACGCTGACGGAGGCGTTGGCGCTGCATGCGCATGTGATCAGTGAGGCTGGCGCGGTACACGGCAAGGGTAATCGTAAGGCGACTGTCTCTGACTGGATGGAGATGGAAAAGGATCGTGGTATTTCGATCGCGTCGTCTGCGCTGCAGTTTGAGTATGCCCCAGAGGGTCATACTGGCGAACCGTTCATGATCAACTTGGTGGATACCCCAGGCCACGCTGATTTCTCTGAGGATACGTACCGTGTGTTGACCGCAGTTGATGCGGCAGTCATGCTCATCGACGCAGCCAAAGGTCTCGAGCCGCAAACTCTCAAGCTATTCCGTGTTTGTAAAGCCCGTGGCTTGCCTATCATTACTGTGATCAACAAATGGGACCGCCCTGGCCGAACTCCGCTCGAGCTTGTCGACGAAATAGTCACCGAGATCGACCTCCAGCCCACTCCCCTGTTTTGGCCGGTTGGCGACGCCGGCGATTTCCGTGGTCTAGCACGCATCAACTCCGATGGCGAAGCCGAGGAATACATTCACTTCTTGCGCACCGCCGGTGGTTCCACCATTGCTCCAGAGGAGCACTACACTCCAGAGGAAGCCTCTTCCCGTGAGGAAACAGCTTGGGACACGGCCACTGAGGAAGTCGAATTATTGGCTGCAGACGGCGCTGTGCACAATCAAGAGCTCTTCTTGGAGTGCACCACTTCGCCACTGATTTTTGCCTCCGCAATGTTGAACTTCGGTGTGCACCAGATTCTGGATACGCTCTGCGAGCTGGCGCCGCAGCCACATGGCCGGCAATCAGATGAGCGCGCTGTAGAGGCTGCAGCTGGTGCTTTTGATTCCTCACGGGAAGTCACTGACGAATTCTCTGGCGTTGTGTTCAAAGTCCAAGCTGGTATGGACAAAAACCACCGCGACTCGTTGGCATTCATGCGTGTTGTTTCCGGTGAATTCGACCGCGGTATGCAGGTCACGCACGCGCAATCTGGACGTAGTTTCTCAACAAAGTACGCGCTCACTGTGTTCGGCCGTACCCGTTCGACCGTGGAATCGGCGTTTCCTGGCGATATCGTCGGCCTTGTTAACGCGGGATCGCTGGCTCCTGGCGACACAATCTACGCTGGACGTAAGGTTCAGTATCCCCCTATGCCCCAGTTCGCCCCCGAGCATTTCCGTACGCTGCGCGCAAAGTCTTTGGGCAAATACAAGCAGTTCCGTAAAGCATTGGACCAGCTGGCAGCCGAGGGCGTTGTTCAGATCTTGAAGAACGATGCGCGTGGCGACGCCGCCCCCGTTATGGCGGCTGTTGGCCCCATGCAGTTCGAAGTCATGATGGCGCGCATGCAAAACGAGTACAACGTAGAAACCATTGCCGATCCTATCCCGTACTCTGTCGCTCGCCGCACCACCCCAGGAACAGCTACAGAGCTTGCAAAGCAACGCGGAGTGGAGATCTTCACGCGTACCGACGGCGAACTCGTTGCGCTGTTTGGCGACAAGTGGAAACTCGCCTTCATTGAAAAAGAGCACCCCGAGTTCGAGTTGCTCCCCATGGTTGCTGATTAA
- a CDS encoding SDR family NAD(P)-dependent oxidoreductase, with amino-acid sequence MMNERTFVVTGASDGIGAAAVRRLRRQFPDDRVVIVGRNPVKTQAIARECGVRFHVADFEDLSQVRRLAAELGDLSRIDGLANNAGGLFDGPVITRDGWERTWQVNVVAPFLLTSLLRPQLEAATVVQTASIANALMSWFRPDDPDSSRRFSSERAYGNAKLGDILMTRYFHAHGLRSVAFHPGVLATGFAQGTSGALGRLYSGAIGKRFDSPDAGGRLLVRFLTEEVDSGMYYNNKLSAGWQRPIARNPEVASRVFDDLSSQLGVSWG; translated from the coding sequence ATGATGAATGAACGCACCTTTGTTGTTACTGGCGCTTCGGATGGGATTGGGGCTGCTGCGGTGCGGCGGCTGCGTCGTCAATTTCCTGATGATCGTGTGGTTATCGTTGGCCGGAATCCGGTAAAGACGCAGGCTATTGCACGTGAGTGCGGGGTGCGTTTTCATGTGGCGGATTTTGAGGATTTGAGTCAGGTGCGCCGGTTGGCTGCGGAGCTTGGTGACCTGTCACGCATTGATGGTCTGGCGAATAATGCGGGCGGGCTTTTCGACGGCCCCGTCATCACTCGTGACGGGTGGGAGCGGACATGGCAGGTCAATGTGGTGGCACCGTTTTTGTTGACGTCGTTATTGCGCCCACAGCTGGAAGCTGCGACGGTGGTTCAGACGGCGTCGATAGCTAATGCGTTGATGTCGTGGTTTCGTCCGGACGATCCTGATTCCTCACGGAGGTTTTCGTCTGAGAGGGCCTACGGCAACGCAAAACTGGGCGATATTTTGATGACGCGTTATTTCCACGCGCATGGACTGCGATCGGTGGCATTCCATCCTGGTGTTCTGGCAACGGGTTTTGCGCAGGGAACATCGGGGGCATTAGGGCGGTTGTATTCGGGCGCGATTGGAAAGCGGTTCGATTCTCCTGATGCTGGTGGCCGATTGTTGGTTCGGTTCCTCACGGAGGAGGTGGATTCGGGGATGTACTACAACAACAAACTCTCGGCGGGTTGGCAGCGTCCGATTGCGCGGAATCCCGAGGTCGCTTCTCGTGTTTTCGATGATCTGAGTTCGCAGCTTGGGGTGAGCTGGGGCTAA
- the pth gene encoding aminoacyl-tRNA hydrolase yields the protein MGFFSDVVARIRGVGQSGLSEVKPVDWVVVGLGNPGVRYASTRHNVGYMVVDELLGPVELRPLRGFKASGAVMEIGGCRVLVVRSSTFMNTSGETVGPIAQAYGVSPDHVVVVHDELDLPAHKVRVKVGGNENGHNGLKSVSQWLGTRDYVRIRVGIGRPPRGETVPDYVLGALDSGEVLDAAVRCGADAVRLVVERGVSVAQNKIHRR from the coding sequence ATGGGATTTTTTAGTGATGTTGTCGCTCGTATTCGTGGTGTTGGCCAATCGGGTTTGTCGGAGGTCAAGCCTGTGGATTGGGTTGTTGTGGGGTTGGGTAATCCTGGGGTTCGGTATGCGTCGACACGCCATAACGTGGGATATATGGTGGTTGATGAATTGTTGGGACCTGTTGAATTGCGGCCTCTGCGTGGGTTCAAGGCGTCTGGCGCCGTCATGGAGATCGGGGGTTGCCGCGTGTTGGTGGTGCGGTCGTCGACGTTTATGAACACTTCCGGTGAGACTGTGGGGCCAATTGCCCAGGCGTATGGGGTGTCGCCGGATCATGTTGTTGTGGTTCATGATGAATTGGATCTGCCGGCGCATAAGGTTCGGGTGAAGGTTGGCGGTAATGAGAATGGCCACAATGGGTTGAAGTCGGTGTCGCAGTGGCTGGGGACTCGGGATTATGTGCGGATTCGGGTGGGAATTGGTCGCCCTCCCCGTGGGGAAACGGTGCCGGACTATGTGCTTGGTGCGTTGGATTCTGGTGAGGTATTGGATGCGGCGGTTCGTTGTGGGGCGGATGCGGTTCGTCTTGTGGTTGAGCGTGGTGTGAGTGTGGCTCAGAATAAAATTCATCGTCGTTGA
- a CDS encoding HNH endonuclease signature motif containing protein, protein MSITAQLAALAGHGIELAKEIFAHGTSLKSKEDLAAVLGFDPTRVGRYQKTAKALFGPTDQPQLRAQAIDIAQKNNFSIDVLALINCKVGRLADALLREEFRLELHRFAVDNGYTAIKQFADDQLEKRNGPNPARQHSLRYARFSHHPDANGMRYLITSLPDETMTAIEAKLVDKAKARKSNTISMQQALADALSDALLGDFPVSQSSRPLREGLIMIPADGWRHVGDQWLVSTDGAKIHASELADHLLADFGYAIVYDEMAEPVDLYRTQRFANDKQRLILTADQLLCADPQCTRAAYRGQAHHIEAWKNGGDTNLKNLCLTCGPHNAHNDDDHAKGKHKNGHYVRDKHNGRIGWQPPDPTKPIRFNNHVLAQKSARSWAIRHFGL, encoded by the coding sequence ATGAGCATTACCGCACAGCTGGCTGCGCTCGCGGGCCACGGGATCGAATTAGCGAAGGAAATCTTTGCTCACGGGACGAGTCTGAAATCCAAAGAGGACCTTGCCGCTGTGTTGGGATTCGATCCGACTCGCGTGGGGCGTTATCAGAAAACCGCGAAAGCGCTTTTTGGCCCCACGGATCAGCCACAGCTGCGAGCTCAGGCTATTGACATCGCTCAAAAGAACAATTTCAGCATTGATGTGTTGGCATTGATTAACTGTAAAGTAGGGCGGCTCGCTGATGCCCTTCTCCGTGAGGAATTTCGCCTCGAGCTTCACCGGTTTGCAGTCGATAATGGCTACACGGCGATCAAACAATTCGCCGACGATCAGCTCGAAAAGCGCAATGGTCCTAACCCCGCGCGTCAACATTCTCTACGGTATGCGAGGTTTTCCCATCACCCCGATGCCAATGGTATGCGATACCTCATTACGAGCTTGCCTGATGAAACGATGACGGCGATCGAAGCGAAACTCGTCGATAAGGCAAAAGCCCGCAAAAGCAACACAATCTCCATGCAACAAGCGCTTGCCGACGCACTTTCCGATGCGTTGCTTGGCGATTTTCCGGTGTCCCAGTCATCGCGTCCTCTCCGTGAGGGACTCATCATGATCCCCGCCGATGGTTGGCGTCACGTGGGGGATCAGTGGCTAGTTTCTACGGATGGTGCGAAGATTCACGCTTCTGAGCTAGCCGATCATTTACTTGCGGATTTCGGATATGCCATCGTCTACGACGAAATGGCGGAGCCTGTGGATCTTTATCGAACGCAGCGCTTTGCTAATGACAAACAGCGTTTGATTCTTACAGCTGATCAACTGTTGTGCGCGGATCCGCAGTGTACCCGTGCTGCGTATCGCGGCCAGGCCCATCACATCGAGGCTTGGAAAAACGGTGGCGACACGAATTTGAAGAATCTTTGTCTAACATGCGGTCCACATAATGCACACAATGATGATGACCATGCCAAAGGGAAGCACAAAAACGGCCACTACGTGAGGGATAAACACAACGGCCGGATTGGATGGCAGCCCCCAGATCCTACGAAACCGATTCGTTTCAACAATCACGTGTTGGCCCAGAAGTCTGCACGCTCGTGGGCAATCAGGCATTTCGGGTTGTGA
- the pth gene encoding aminoacyl-tRNA hydrolase, which yields MTSPYLIVGLGNPGPEYTKTRHNIGYMAIDEILTRTSPVPAALTVHKKTNTLMAETWLGTQRVIVAKPRAFMNVTGPSVRKLADFFTVDKDHIVVLYDDLDLEFGAIKFRHGGGDHGHNGLKSITQALGTKDYIRGGIGIGRPPGRMAPKSFVLKPFSKIEQSELPIVCADAADEVERITTSEL from the coding sequence GTGACTTCGCCATATCTGATCGTCGGCCTCGGAAATCCAGGACCGGAATACACAAAAACACGTCATAACATCGGTTACATGGCTATCGACGAAATCCTCACGAGAACCAGTCCCGTACCTGCCGCACTCACCGTGCATAAAAAAACCAACACTTTGATGGCAGAAACTTGGTTGGGAACGCAGCGGGTGATCGTCGCAAAGCCACGGGCGTTTATGAATGTTACGGGCCCTTCCGTGAGGAAACTCGCGGATTTCTTTACGGTAGATAAAGACCACATCGTTGTCTTATACGACGACTTAGACCTTGAGTTCGGTGCCATCAAGTTTCGCCACGGGGGTGGGGACCACGGGCACAACGGGTTGAAGTCAATCACACAGGCTTTAGGAACAAAGGATTATATCCGTGGCGGAATAGGAATCGGTCGTCCACCAGGACGGATGGCTCCGAAAAGTTTTGTGCTGAAGCCTTTTTCTAAAATTGAGCAGTCTGAATTGCCGATTGTGTGCGCAGATGCGGCAGACGAGGTGGAGAGGATTACCACTTCCGAGCTTTAG
- a CDS encoding 50S ribosomal protein L25/general stress protein Ctc produces the protein MADYTTIAAQPRNEFGKGFARRLRVAGQVPGVIYGVDVEAPIHFSINRLELHAVLRAHGVNAIIELDIEGEKHLTMIKHVDQNVLTLNADHVDLLAIKRGEKVEVEVPVVLTGETAPGTTLVQDADVVLVEADVLSIPEEITFSVEGLDVDSKVLAGDLTMPANTSLVADAETVIASVNHEEVAEEAEETEGEDAEEAPAAEGEE, from the coding sequence ATGGCTGATTACACCACCATTGCTGCACAACCCCGTAACGAATTCGGCAAGGGCTTCGCTCGTCGTCTCCGCGTTGCAGGTCAGGTTCCTGGCGTCATCTACGGCGTAGACGTTGAGGCTCCAATCCACTTCTCCATCAACCGTCTCGAGCTGCACGCTGTTCTCCGCGCGCACGGCGTTAACGCCATCATCGAGCTCGACATCGAGGGCGAGAAGCACCTCACCATGATCAAGCACGTTGATCAGAACGTCTTGACCCTCAACGCTGACCACGTTGACCTCCTCGCCATCAAGCGCGGCGAAAAGGTTGAGGTCGAGGTTCCTGTGGTTCTCACCGGCGAGACCGCACCAGGCACCACCTTGGTTCAGGATGCTGACGTTGTCCTCGTTGAGGCAGACGTTCTCTCCATCCCAGAAGAGATCACCTTCTCCGTCGAAGGCCTCGACGTAGATTCCAAGGTTCTCGCAGGCGACCTCACAATGCCAGCCAACACCTCCTTGGTTGCAGACGCTGAGACCGTTATCGCTTCCGTCAACCATGAAGAAGTTGCTGAAGAAGCAGAAGAGACTGAAGGCGAAGACGCCGAAGAAGCTCCAGCTGCAGAAGGCGAAGAGTAA
- the pulA gene encoding type I pullulanase, with amino-acid sequence MITTNSYTGQLGAFLTPHGDTCFRVWSPDAATVDLLIEDRTVSMHPIGDGVWEAKLDGDCHGQRYRYGLSFRGETTESVDPYARTVTANGTHGVVVTQSTPVPRMPAFTAPTDAIIYEAHVRDLSIAPNSGIHNKGRFLGLTERDTHTTAGNPSGLDYILSLGVTHIQLLPIFDFGSVDETGDLSYNAQYNWGYDPMNYNAPEGSYSSNPHDPFARIDELKHTIRTLHDAGLRVIMDVVYNHVYDTTTSPLERTAPGHYFRMTDDGTFHDGTFCGNETASENPMMRKFIIDSVTHWATEYGLDGFRFDLMGIHDVDTMNAIRTALDAIDPSIIILGEGWNLGNHPRHILPANQHNAAHMPRIAHFNDSLRDTLKGSTFRSNSRGLLTGDHNPEHMWTLFNNIKGAQHLPGLNFTSANHTVNYVEAHDNHTLYDRLHHLLPDAPHDELIRRCQLATTIQYLACGITFIHAGQEFARTKNNIENSYNSPDHINAIDYDRAAQHPHSVQLLRNLNNFRKTHTELFPTTYDNINELYEATHVSGDFLTYSVGKQTTVAINFSTHPCSIPTEGRFAVLLDDHVFPTDKQVETNSWTVAPLSVSILQQVS; translated from the coding sequence ATGATCACAACCAACTCCTACACCGGCCAACTCGGTGCCTTCCTCACTCCCCACGGGGACACCTGTTTTCGAGTCTGGTCCCCCGACGCTGCAACCGTCGACCTCCTCATCGAAGACCGCACCGTGAGCATGCACCCCATCGGCGATGGGGTGTGGGAAGCAAAACTCGATGGTGATTGCCACGGACAACGTTATCGTTACGGCCTTTCCTTCCGTGGGGAAACTACAGAATCGGTAGACCCTTATGCTCGGACGGTCACGGCTAACGGAACGCATGGGGTCGTCGTCACGCAATCCACCCCTGTGCCTCGCATGCCAGCCTTCACCGCGCCCACTGACGCCATCATTTATGAAGCACACGTACGCGACCTGAGCATTGCCCCCAACAGCGGAATCCACAACAAAGGTCGCTTCCTCGGGCTAACCGAACGCGACACCCACACCACCGCTGGCAACCCCAGTGGCCTCGACTACATCCTGAGCCTCGGAGTCACCCACATCCAGCTCCTACCGATTTTCGACTTCGGCTCCGTCGACGAAACCGGCGACCTCAGCTACAACGCCCAATACAACTGGGGCTACGACCCCATGAATTACAACGCGCCCGAAGGCTCCTACTCCAGCAACCCCCACGACCCCTTCGCGCGTATCGACGAGCTCAAACACACCATCCGCACGCTTCACGACGCAGGCCTGCGCGTCATCATGGACGTCGTCTACAACCACGTCTACGACACCACCACTTCCCCACTCGAACGCACCGCCCCCGGTCACTACTTCCGAATGACCGACGACGGCACCTTCCACGACGGCACCTTCTGCGGCAACGAAACCGCCTCCGAAAACCCCATGATGCGCAAGTTCATCATCGACTCCGTCACCCACTGGGCCACCGAATACGGCCTCGACGGCTTCCGATTCGACCTCATGGGCATCCACGACGTCGACACCATGAACGCCATCCGCACAGCCCTCGACGCCATCGACCCCTCCATCATCATCCTCGGCGAAGGCTGGAACCTCGGCAACCACCCGCGACACATCCTCCCAGCCAACCAACACAACGCTGCCCACATGCCACGCATCGCCCACTTCAACGACTCCCTCCGCGACACCCTCAAAGGAAGCACATTCCGCTCCAACTCCCGCGGACTACTCACCGGCGACCACAACCCCGAACACATGTGGACCCTCTTCAACAACATCAAAGGCGCCCAACACCTCCCAGGACTCAACTTCACCAGCGCCAACCACACCGTCAACTACGTCGAAGCCCACGACAACCACACCCTCTACGACCGCCTCCACCACCTCCTACCCGACGCGCCTCACGACGAACTCATCCGACGCTGCCAACTCGCCACCACCATCCAATACCTCGCCTGCGGAATCACCTTCATCCACGCAGGGCAAGAATTCGCACGCACAAAAAACAACATCGAAAACTCCTACAACTCACCCGACCACATCAACGCCATCGACTACGACCGCGCCGCACAACACCCCCACAGCGTCCAGCTCCTTCGCAACCTCAACAACTTCCGAAAAACCCACACCGAGCTGTTCCCCACCACATACGACAACATCAACGAGCTCTACGAAGCAACGCACGTAAGCGGTGACTTCCTCACCTACTCCGTGGGGAAACAAACCACCGTCGCTATCAACTTCTCAACACACCCATGCTCGATCCCCACGGAGGGGCGCTTCGCAGTGCTTCTCGACGACCACGTGTTCCCCACGGACAAACAGGTCGAAACGAACTCGTGGACGGTCGCGCCTCTCTCCGTGAGCATCCTCCAGCAAGTTAGTTGA
- a CDS encoding ribose-phosphate diphosphokinase — protein MTSHNWTANQKNLMVFTGRAHPELADAVAKELGVEITPTTARDFANGEIFVRFEESVRGCDAFVLQSHTQPLNKWLMEQLIMIDALKRGSAKRITAILPFYPYARQDKKHRGREPISARLVADLLRTAGADRIVSVDLHTDQIQGFFDGPVDHMHAMPILTDYIKGKYDLDNVVVVSPDAGRVKVAEKWANTLGDAPMAFVHKTRSVDVANEVVANRVVGDVAGKTAILLDDMIDTGGTIAGAVGVLRDAGAEDVIIACTHGVFSGPARERLSQCGAKEVITTDTLPQSTEGWDNLTVLSIAPLLAKTIHEIFENGSVTTLFEGQA, from the coding sequence ATGACTTCGCACAACTGGACCGCGAACCAGAAGAATTTGATGGTATTCACTGGTCGCGCCCACCCAGAGCTTGCCGACGCCGTCGCAAAGGAACTGGGCGTAGAAATCACCCCAACCACCGCACGCGACTTTGCCAACGGTGAAATCTTCGTCCGCTTCGAAGAGTCCGTCCGTGGCTGCGACGCATTCGTCCTCCAGTCACACACCCAGCCACTCAACAAGTGGCTCATGGAGCAGCTCATCATGATCGACGCCCTCAAGCGTGGATCCGCCAAGCGCATCACTGCAATCCTGCCGTTCTACCCTTACGCACGTCAGGACAAGAAGCACCGCGGCCGCGAGCCCATCTCCGCTCGCCTCGTCGCAGATCTGCTCCGCACCGCCGGCGCGGACCGCATCGTCTCCGTCGACCTGCACACCGACCAGATCCAAGGCTTCTTCGACGGTCCAGTCGACCACATGCACGCGATGCCAATCCTCACGGACTACATCAAGGGCAAGTACGATCTCGACAACGTCGTTGTCGTCTCCCCAGACGCCGGCCGCGTTAAGGTCGCTGAAAAGTGGGCCAACACACTGGGCGACGCCCCCATGGCATTCGTCCACAAGACCCGCTCCGTTGACGTTGCCAACGAAGTCGTCGCCAACCGCGTCGTCGGCGACGTAGCTGGCAAAACCGCCATCCTTCTCGACGACATGATCGACACCGGCGGAACCATCGCCGGCGCAGTTGGAGTCCTTCGCGACGCCGGTGCCGAAGACGTCATCATCGCCTGCACCCATGGCGTATTCTCCGGCCCAGCCCGCGAACGCCTCTCCCAGTGCGGTGCAAAGGAAGTCATCACCACCGACACCTTGCCACAATCCACCGAAGGCTGGGACAACCTCACTGTCTTGTCCATCGCACCACTGCTGGCAAAGACCATCCACGAAATTTTCGAAAACGGCTCTGTGACCACCCTCTTCGAGGGCCAAGCTTAA
- the glmU gene encoding bifunctional UDP-N-acetylglucosamine diphosphorylase/glucosamine-1-phosphate N-acetyltransferase GlmU: MSPVSNPHSSAVIVLAAGAGTRMKSAKQKTLHSIGGRSLLAHSLHAAAGLSPQRIVAVIGHRREQVRPEVEAVAATVGCEISVAVQEQQNGTGHAVQCAMHKLEGFEGTVVVTNGDVPLLRSETLRSLVDAHTAVPTAVTVLTMSLDDPTGYGRIVRNDEGEVTAIVEQKDGDEETLKITEVNSGVFAFDSAILRSSLGKLDSNNAQGELYLTDVLSIARTEGHPVRAYRAHDHRELAGVNDRVQLAQAGKILNQRLVEDAMRNGATIVDPDTTWIDSEVTIGRDVIIHPGTQLLGRTTIADNCVIGPDTTLTNMVIGEEAHVIRTHGFDSEIGAHANIGPFTYIRPGTVVGENGKLGGFVEAKNAQIGRGSKVPHLTYIGDATVGEESNIGASSVFVNYDGVNKHHTTIGSHVRTGSDTMFIAPVTVGDGAYSGAGTVIKEDVPAGALVVSGGKQRNIEGWVEKNRPGTPAADAARQAHAHETKEG, encoded by the coding sequence ATGTCACCTGTGAGCAATCCCCATTCCAGCGCAGTGATCGTGTTAGCGGCCGGAGCTGGCACCCGAATGAAATCCGCAAAACAAAAAACTTTGCACTCGATCGGTGGTCGTTCGCTGCTGGCGCATTCCCTGCACGCAGCAGCAGGATTAAGCCCACAGCGCATCGTGGCAGTCATCGGACATCGTCGTGAGCAAGTCCGCCCCGAGGTCGAGGCCGTTGCTGCCACCGTGGGCTGCGAAATCTCCGTAGCGGTCCAAGAGCAACAAAACGGCACTGGCCATGCTGTTCAATGCGCGATGCACAAACTCGAAGGCTTCGAAGGCACCGTCGTGGTCACTAACGGCGACGTCCCATTGTTGCGATCCGAAACGCTTCGCTCGCTTGTCGACGCCCACACCGCCGTCCCCACGGCCGTCACAGTACTGACCATGTCGCTTGACGATCCCACCGGCTATGGCCGCATCGTACGTAACGACGAAGGCGAAGTCACAGCCATTGTTGAGCAAAAAGACGGTGATGAAGAAACCCTCAAGATCACCGAAGTCAACTCTGGTGTTTTTGCTTTCGATTCCGCCATTTTGCGCTCCAGCCTCGGCAAATTAGATTCCAATAACGCCCAAGGCGAGCTCTACCTCACCGATGTTTTAAGCATCGCCCGCACCGAAGGCCACCCCGTTCGCGCGTACCGCGCACACGATCACCGTGAACTCGCCGGAGTCAACGATCGCGTTCAGCTTGCCCAAGCAGGAAAAATCCTTAACCAGCGTCTCGTCGAAGATGCCATGCGCAACGGTGCCACCATCGTTGACCCCGACACCACATGGATCGACTCCGAAGTCACCATCGGACGTGACGTTATTATCCATCCGGGTACCCAACTTTTGGGGAGAACAACCATCGCCGACAACTGTGTGATTGGTCCCGACACCACCTTGACCAACATGGTCATCGGCGAAGAAGCACACGTGATTCGCACCCACGGATTCGACTCCGAAATCGGCGCACACGCCAACATTGGCCCCTTCACCTACATCCGCCCAGGAACCGTGGTAGGCGAAAACGGCAAGCTCGGTGGCTTCGTCGAAGCCAAGAACGCCCAGATTGGACGCGGTTCCAAGGTGCCACACCTGACTTACATCGGCGACGCCACCGTGGGGGAAGAATCCAACATCGGAGCCTCCAGCGTCTTTGTGAACTACGACGGCGTGAACAAACACCACACCACAATTGGCTCCCATGTACGCACCGGCTCCGACACCATGTTTATCGCTCCAGTCACCGTGGGTGACGGCGCATACTCTGGAGCAGGTACAGTAATTAAAGAGGATGTTCCCGCGGGAGCACTCGTCGTCTCCGGCGGCAAACAACGCAACATTGAAGGCTGGGTGGAAAAGAACCGCCCTGGCACTCCAGCTGCCGATGCCGCCCGTCAGGCACATGCCCACGAAACCAAGGAAGGTTAA
- a CDS encoding LysR family transcriptional regulator, which yields MTHVKTFVEPAALALLIAVDEYGSVSAAADIVGTSQANASRSLTRAEQRLGAQLLDRGPQGTTLTTAGHTVVHHARAIIRGYRDLEAATRNLGGSPVGLRIAASNTIADHLLPHWLHAWGGPVLALTTTNSSEVVAGLHRRQWDLGFIEAPEFSAGIHHSVVAHDELIVVCTPDHPMAQCDRVTATDLSTTPLINREKGSGTRICLERALGQPPLIKLEVSSNAAVRSAVLSGSAPAVLSHTVVKDDLAAGSLTRIPTEGIDLTRPLTAVWSGPRALPPAAAQLVAVARELSCTESSL from the coding sequence GTGACACACGTGAAAACTTTCGTCGAGCCCGCAGCACTCGCACTCCTCATTGCAGTAGACGAATACGGCAGCGTGAGCGCCGCTGCGGACATCGTGGGAACGTCGCAAGCAAATGCCAGCCGATCCCTCACCCGCGCCGAACAACGCCTAGGCGCCCAGCTTCTCGACCGTGGCCCACAAGGCACCACCCTCACCACCGCTGGTCACACCGTCGTCCACCATGCCCGAGCCATCATCCGCGGATACCGTGACCTCGAAGCAGCCACCCGAAACCTCGGCGGCTCCCCCGTGGGGCTACGAATCGCTGCCAGCAACACCATCGCCGATCACCTACTCCCACACTGGCTCCACGCCTGGGGCGGTCCAGTGCTGGCTTTAACCACCACTAACAGCTCAGAAGTTGTCGCGGGACTCCACCGCCGTCAATGGGACCTCGGATTCATCGAAGCCCCCGAATTTAGCGCCGGAATCCATCACAGTGTGGTTGCACACGACGAGCTCATCGTGGTGTGCACACCCGACCACCCCATGGCACAGTGCGACCGCGTCACCGCCACAGATCTATCCACCACACCATTAATAAACCGCGAGAAAGGATCCGGAACACGAATCTGCTTGGAGCGTGCCTTAGGGCAGCCGCCGCTGATCAAACTAGAAGTTTCTTCCAATGCCGCGGTTCGTTCCGCAGTCTTATCCGGATCAGCCCCAGCAGTTTTATCGCATACGGTAGTTAAAGACGATCTAGCTGCAGGATCGCTCACACGAATCCCCACGGAGGGAATCGACCTCACCCGTCCCCTGACTGCTGTGTGGTCAGGGCCACGAGCCCTTCCTCCTGCTGCCGCACAATTGGTTGCAGTGGCGCGTGAGCTTTCGTGCACTGAGTCATCGCTATAA